In Pectobacterium brasiliense, a single genomic region encodes these proteins:
- the proS gene encoding proline--tRNA ligase has translation MRTSQYMLSTLKETPADAEVISHQLMLRAGMIRKLASGLYTWLPTGLRVLRKVENIVREEMNNAGAIEVSMPVVQPADLWVESGRWDQYGPELLRFVDRGERPFVLGPTHEEVITDLIRNEVSSYKQLPLNFFQIQTKFRDEVRPRFGVMRSREFLMKDAYSFHTSQESLQVTYDAMYAAYSKIFSRMDLDFRAVQADTGSIGGNASHEFQVLATSGEDDIVFSTESDYAANIELAEAVAPKLGRAEATEELRLVDTPNAKTIAELVEQFKLPVEKTVKTLLVKATEESGHKLVALLVRGDHELNEIKAEKIAQVASPLTFATEEEIRATIGAGPGSLGPVKLSIPVVVDRTVAAMSDFSAGANIDGKHYFGINWERDVTLPQVADIRNVVEGDISPDGKGTLQIKRGIEVGHIFQLGSKYSEALKATVQGEDGRNQTLTMGCYGIGVTRVVAAAIEQNHDERGIIWPDAIAPFHVAILPMNMHKSFRVKEVAEDIYQQLRAKGIEVLLDDRKERPGVMFADMELIGVPHTIVIGDRNLDSEEIEYKNRRVGEKQMIKTSEIIDFLLANIVR, from the coding sequence ATGCGTACTAGCCAATACATGCTCTCCACACTCAAGGAGACGCCAGCCGATGCAGAAGTCATCAGCCATCAGTTGATGCTCCGGGCAGGAATGATTCGTAAACTGGCCTCAGGTCTTTACACCTGGTTGCCGACCGGTTTACGTGTTTTGAGAAAAGTTGAAAATATCGTGCGCGAAGAGATGAACAACGCTGGCGCGATTGAAGTGTCCATGCCCGTTGTTCAGCCTGCCGATTTATGGGTGGAAAGTGGACGTTGGGATCAATATGGCCCAGAACTGCTGCGTTTTGTCGATCGTGGTGAGCGCCCATTTGTGCTCGGCCCAACGCACGAAGAAGTGATTACCGATCTGATTCGTAATGAAGTCAGCTCTTATAAGCAGCTGCCGCTGAATTTCTTCCAGATTCAAACCAAATTCCGCGATGAAGTGCGCCCACGTTTTGGCGTCATGCGCTCGCGTGAATTCCTGATGAAAGACGCCTACTCTTTCCATACCTCGCAGGAATCGTTGCAGGTCACTTACGACGCGATGTACGCCGCTTACAGCAAGATTTTCAGCCGTATGGATCTGGATTTCAGAGCCGTTCAGGCGGATACCGGTTCTATCGGTGGCAACGCCTCCCATGAGTTTCAGGTACTGGCGACCAGCGGCGAAGACGATATCGTTTTCTCAACGGAATCCGACTACGCGGCAAACATTGAACTGGCAGAAGCTGTCGCGCCGAAGTTAGGCCGTGCTGAAGCGACGGAAGAGTTGCGTCTGGTTGATACGCCAAATGCCAAGACCATTGCCGAGCTGGTTGAGCAGTTTAAGCTGCCGGTAGAAAAAACCGTGAAAACGCTGCTGGTTAAAGCAACGGAAGAGAGCGGCCATAAACTGGTTGCCCTGCTGGTTCGCGGCGATCACGAACTGAATGAAATCAAAGCGGAGAAAATTGCTCAGGTTGCCAGCCCGCTGACGTTCGCAACAGAAGAAGAAATTCGTGCAACTATCGGTGCAGGTCCAGGTTCACTTGGCCCAGTCAAGTTGTCGATTCCTGTTGTTGTCGATCGTACCGTTGCGGCGATGAGCGATTTCAGCGCTGGCGCGAACATTGATGGCAAACACTATTTTGGTATCAACTGGGAACGTGACGTTACGCTACCGCAGGTTGCAGATATCCGTAACGTAGTTGAAGGCGACATCAGTCCAGACGGCAAAGGCACACTGCAAATTAAACGCGGTATCGAAGTGGGCCATATTTTCCAACTGGGTAGCAAGTATTCTGAGGCGCTGAAAGCGACGGTTCAAGGTGAAGACGGCCGTAACCAGACACTGACGATGGGTTGCTACGGTATTGGTGTGACGCGCGTTGTCGCGGCGGCGATTGAGCAGAATCATGACGAACGCGGCATCATCTGGCCAGATGCAATTGCACCTTTCCACGTTGCTATTCTGCCAATGAACATGCACAAGTCTTTCCGCGTGAAGGAAGTGGCTGAGGATATCTACCAGCAGCTGCGCGCTAAAGGCATTGAAGTTCTGCTGGATGACCGTAAAGAGCGTCCAGGCGTGATGTTCGCCGATATGGAGTTGATTGGCGTGCCGCATACCATCGTCATTGGCGATCGCAATCTGGATAGCGAAGAGATTGAATATAAGAACCGTCGGGTCGGTGAAAAGCAAATGATTAAAACCAGCGAAATCATCGATTTCCTGCTGGCGAATATCGTACGCTAA
- the nlpD gene encoding murein hydrolase activator NlpD, whose protein sequence is MMNLRHIAACTVIALGLAGCTNNNSKSAPISSVDGNTGNRGGMLSAPPSRISTAGESVATTSDGRIVYNRSYGNIPKGSYSGGNAYTVKRGDTLFYIAWITGNDYRDLAQRNNIPEPYSLNVGQSLSLGNGSGNNASGGGLTSGGGMLATTDATRGGIPTPPSSAQIQTTSVDSQSTNAYSGNQGKQNVGKMLPTTGAPTTAPVSAPAAVASSNTAAVGSWRWPTDGKVIDSFSASEGGNKGIDIAGSRGQPITATASGRVVYAGNALRGYGNLIIIKHNDDYLSAYAHNDTMLVREQQDVTAGQKIATMGSTGTSSVRLHFEIRYKGKSVNPLRFLPQR, encoded by the coding sequence ATGATGAATTTGCGTCACATTGCTGCTTGTACGGTGATTGCCTTAGGATTGGCGGGATGTACCAACAATAATTCCAAATCCGCACCGATCAGCAGCGTTGACGGAAATACGGGCAACCGAGGGGGAATGTTATCTGCGCCACCATCACGCATTTCAACGGCGGGTGAAAGCGTTGCAACAACGTCCGACGGACGAATTGTTTATAACCGCAGCTACGGCAATATTCCGAAAGGCAGCTATAGCGGCGGCAATGCCTACACGGTTAAACGGGGCGATACCCTGTTTTATATCGCGTGGATTACCGGTAATGACTACCGGGATCTGGCGCAACGCAACAATATTCCTGAGCCATACAGCCTGAATGTGGGGCAATCACTGAGCTTAGGCAACGGATCGGGTAACAACGCTTCGGGCGGTGGCCTGACGAGTGGTGGTGGAATGTTGGCAACAACCGATGCCACCCGAGGTGGTATACCAACGCCGCCATCAAGTGCGCAAATACAAACTACATCGGTTGATTCTCAGTCAACTAATGCGTATTCTGGTAATCAGGGTAAACAGAATGTAGGTAAGATGTTACCTACGACAGGGGCACCAACAACCGCTCCTGTTTCCGCACCAGCGGCTGTTGCCAGCAGCAATACGGCTGCTGTCGGCAGCTGGCGTTGGCCTACCGATGGGAAAGTCATAGATAGTTTCTCCGCTTCTGAGGGGGGAAATAAAGGGATTGATATCGCCGGCTCACGTGGGCAACCGATCACCGCAACCGCCAGCGGGCGCGTGGTGTACGCGGGTAATGCGCTACGTGGTTACGGAAATCTGATAATCATCAAACATAATGATGACTACCTCAGTGCCTATGCCCATAACGATACGATGCTAGTCCGTGAACAACAAGACGTCACGGCAGGACAAAAAATCGCTACGATGGGCAGTACGGGCACCAGCTCAGTTCGCTTGCACTTTGAAATTCGTTACAAGGGGAAATCCGTAAACCCGCTGCGTTTTCTGCCGCAGCGATAA
- the truD gene encoding tRNA pseudouridine(13) synthase TruD, giving the protein MENNEQLAWLHGEPQATGSLKSAAEDFLVVEDLGFQPDGDGEQVLVRVRKRGCNTQFVAEMLAKFVRLPLRAVSYAGLKDRHAVTEQWFCLHMPGKETPDFSSLALEGCDVLEVTRHRRKLRIGTLRGNHFTLVLRQVSDRNEVDARLALIAANGAPNYFGSQRFGRNGNNLEQARLWANNEIRVKERSKRSFYLSASRSAMFNQVASARLAGQQAKTVLCGDALQLTGRGSWFVAKPDELDVLQTRLDAGELQITAPLPGDGELGTQDDARVFEEQALLGQDTLWSLIKRERVEPARRAVLLYPQQMHWEWQDDATVEVKFWLPAGSFATSVVRELLHSQQDTDLGA; this is encoded by the coding sequence ATGGAAAATAACGAACAACTCGCCTGGTTGCACGGTGAACCACAGGCTACTGGCTCATTGAAATCCGCTGCTGAAGATTTTCTGGTGGTGGAAGATCTGGGGTTTCAGCCAGATGGTGACGGTGAGCAGGTATTGGTGCGCGTGCGCAAGCGCGGTTGCAATACGCAATTTGTGGCCGAGATGCTGGCGAAATTTGTTCGTCTACCGCTGCGTGCCGTTAGCTATGCGGGCCTGAAAGATCGTCATGCTGTCACCGAACAGTGGTTCTGCCTGCACATGCCGGGAAAAGAGACGCCAGATTTCTCCTCGTTGGCGCTTGAAGGTTGTGATGTGCTTGAGGTGACTCGCCATCGTCGCAAGCTGCGGATCGGTACGCTGCGAGGTAACCATTTTACGCTGGTGCTGCGTCAGGTCAGTGACCGAAACGAGGTCGACGCTCGTTTGGCGCTAATTGCCGCGAACGGCGCGCCTAATTATTTCGGCAGCCAGCGTTTCGGACGCAACGGAAATAATCTTGAGCAGGCTCGTCTTTGGGCAAATAACGAGATTCGGGTAAAAGAACGCAGTAAGCGGAGTTTTTATCTTTCCGCTAGCCGCAGTGCGATGTTTAATCAGGTTGCCAGTGCACGACTCGCGGGGCAGCAGGCGAAAACGGTCTTGTGTGGTGATGCATTGCAGCTAACAGGTCGCGGCAGCTGGTTTGTTGCTAAGCCTGACGAATTAGACGTTTTACAGACTCGCCTTGATGCGGGCGAACTCCAGATTACCGCACCGCTGCCTGGTGATGGTGAACTGGGCACGCAGGATGACGCGCGGGTGTTTGAAGAACAGGCTTTGCTCGGACAAGACACGCTGTGGTCTTTGATTAAGCGTGAGCGGGTCGAACCTGCCCGGCGTGCGGTGCTGCTGTATCCGCAGCAGATGCACTGGGAATGGCAGGACGATGCGACCGTGGAAGTGAAGTTTTGGCTACCTGCGGGTAGTTTTGCGACCAGCGTGGTGCGTGAATTGCTGCATTCACAGCAGGATACCGATCTCGGTGCCTGA
- the ispF gene encoding 2-C-methyl-D-erythritol 2,4-cyclodiphosphate synthase — protein MRIGHGFDVHKFGGEGPLVIGGVRIPYTQGLLAHSDGDVVLHAVTDALLGAAALGDIGKLFPDTDPAFKGADSRGLLREAWRRINEKGYQLGNLDVTIIAQAPKMAPHIPQMRVNLAEDLQCHMDDVNVKATTTEQLGFTGRGEGIACEAVALLVKKETGEIVAW, from the coding sequence ATGCGTATCGGTCACGGTTTTGATGTCCATAAGTTCGGTGGAGAAGGTCCGCTGGTGATCGGTGGCGTGCGAATTCCTTATACTCAAGGCCTGCTGGCCCATTCCGATGGGGATGTGGTGCTGCATGCCGTGACCGATGCGCTGTTGGGAGCCGCGGCGCTGGGCGACATTGGCAAGCTGTTTCCTGATACCGATCCGGCCTTTAAAGGCGCGGACAGCCGTGGCCTGCTGCGTGAAGCCTGGCGTCGTATCAATGAAAAAGGCTATCAGTTAGGCAATCTGGACGTCACGATTATTGCTCAGGCGCCGAAAATGGCACCGCATATCCCGCAAATGCGCGTGAATCTGGCGGAAGATTTGCAGTGTCATATGGACGACGTCAATGTGAAAGCCACCACGACAGAGCAACTGGGCTTTACTGGCCGCGGCGAAGGCATTGCCTGTGAAGCTGTTGCCCTGTTGGTGAAAAAAGAAACGGGCGAAATTGTTGCGTGGTAA
- the ispD gene encoding 2-C-methyl-D-erythritol 4-phosphate cytidylyltransferase produces the protein MQTPRLSPPDIVAVLPAAGNGSRMQNDRPKQYLTIGNDATGHKTILEHTIDALLRHSRVQRVVVVISPDDAFFHTLAIANDPRICAVTGGQQRADSVLAGLSAVADSAWALVHDAARPCLHQDDLTRLLAIVEQSDVGGILAAPVRDTMKRGTDGFIDRTVERNDLWHALTPQLFPAALLKQCLQRALQDGVAVTDEASALEYCGYRPQIISGRSDNIKVTRPEDLALAEFYLTSLQ, from the coding sequence ATGCAGACACCACGCCTTTCCCCGCCTGACATTGTTGCCGTTTTACCCGCTGCGGGTAACGGCAGCCGGATGCAAAACGATCGTCCTAAGCAGTATCTGACGATTGGCAATGATGCGACCGGCCATAAAACCATTCTTGAACATACCATCGACGCGCTTTTACGCCATTCACGCGTGCAGCGTGTCGTCGTCGTTATCAGTCCTGATGACGCATTCTTTCATACCCTGGCGATTGCCAACGATCCCCGTATTTGTGCCGTGACGGGCGGGCAGCAGCGTGCGGATTCCGTGTTGGCTGGGCTGTCCGCCGTTGCCGATAGCGCATGGGCGTTAGTGCATGACGCGGCGCGTCCGTGTCTGCATCAGGACGATCTGACGCGCCTGCTGGCGATTGTCGAGCAGAGTGACGTTGGTGGGATTCTGGCCGCGCCGGTTCGTGATACCATGAAGCGCGGCACGGACGGGTTTATCGATCGCACGGTAGAACGTAACGATTTATGGCATGCGCTGACGCCGCAGCTTTTTCCTGCTGCGCTGTTGAAACAGTGCCTGCAACGGGCGCTTCAGGATGGCGTTGCCGTCACAGATGAAGCCTCCGCGTTGGAATACTGTGGCTATCGCCCGCAAATTATCAGCGGACGTTCAGATAATATCAAAGTCACTCGTCCAGAGGATTTGGCATTAGCCGAATTCTATTTAACCAGTTTGCAGTAA
- the rpoS gene encoding RNA polymerase sigma factor RpoS → MSQSTLKVNELHEDTDFEENGLDVFDDKALAEEDTNDNDSAEDELLSQGVPQRVLDATQLYLGEIGYSPLLTAEEEEVYFARRALRGDVPSRRRMIESNLRLVVKIARRYNNRGLALLDLIEEGNLGLIRAVEKFDPERGFRFSTYATWWIRQTIERAIMNQTRTIRLPIHIVKELNVYLRTARELSHKLDHEPSAEEIAEQLDKPVDDVNRMLRLNERITSVDTPLGGDSEKALLDILADEKDNGPEDTTQDNDMKQNIVKWLFELNAKQREVLARRFGLLGYEAATLEDVGREIGLTRERVRQIQVEGLRRLREILQVQGLSIEELFRE, encoded by the coding sequence ATGAGCCAAAGTACGCTGAAAGTTAACGAGTTACATGAAGATACCGATTTCGAAGAAAATGGACTTGACGTTTTTGACGATAAAGCGCTGGCAGAGGAAGATACCAATGATAATGACTCGGCGGAAGACGAGTTATTATCGCAAGGGGTCCCACAGCGTGTCCTTGACGCAACACAGCTCTATTTAGGAGAGATCGGCTATTCGCCGCTTTTAACCGCAGAAGAAGAAGAAGTTTATTTTGCCCGACGCGCGTTGCGTGGCGATGTTCCATCGCGCCGCCGGATGATCGAGAGTAACCTGCGGCTGGTGGTGAAAATTGCCCGCCGTTACAACAATCGTGGTCTGGCGCTGCTGGACCTGATTGAAGAGGGGAACCTCGGCCTGATCCGTGCGGTTGAAAAATTCGATCCAGAAAGAGGATTCCGTTTTTCAACCTATGCGACCTGGTGGATTCGACAGACGATAGAACGGGCGATCATGAATCAAACCCGTACCATCCGTTTGCCGATTCACATTGTCAAAGAACTCAACGTTTATCTGCGCACTGCGCGCGAACTGTCTCATAAACTGGATCACGAGCCGAGTGCGGAAGAAATTGCCGAACAGCTTGATAAGCCCGTTGATGACGTCAACCGCATGCTGCGCCTGAATGAACGTATTACTTCCGTCGATACTCCGCTGGGTGGCGATTCGGAAAAAGCGCTGCTGGATATTCTGGCAGACGAAAAAGATAACGGACCTGAAGACACCACTCAGGATAACGATATGAAGCAGAATATCGTTAAATGGTTGTTTGAGCTTAATGCCAAACAGCGTGAGGTGTTGGCGCGTCGTTTCGGCCTGCTAGGGTACGAAGCGGCTACGCTGGAAGATGTAGGTCGTGAAATCGGCTTAACGCGTGAACGGGTTCGCCAGATTCAGGTTGAAGGCTTACGCCGCCTGCGGGAAATTTTGCAGGTTCAGGGGTTGAGCATTGAAGAACTGTTTCGTGAATAA
- the ftsB gene encoding cell division protein FtsB — MGKLTLLLLILLGWLQYSLWLGKNGIHDYVRVKDDVVVQQGNNAKLKDRNEQLFAEIDDLNGGQEAIEERARNELGMIKPGESFYRLVPESNHRNANTTSSNNAPSNNTQR, encoded by the coding sequence ATGGGAAAGCTTACGCTGTTATTATTGATATTGCTTGGCTGGCTTCAGTACTCACTGTGGCTGGGCAAGAATGGCATTCATGATTATGTTCGGGTGAAAGATGATGTTGTTGTCCAGCAGGGGAACAATGCCAAATTAAAAGACCGTAACGAACAGCTGTTTGCTGAAATTGACGACCTCAATGGCGGACAGGAAGCGATTGAAGAGCGTGCACGCAATGAGCTGGGGATGATTAAACCCGGTGAAAGCTTCTATCGTCTGGTGCCAGAATCGAACCATCGTAACGCGAATACGACGTCATCTAATAACGCTCCATCCAACAACACACAACGTTGA
- a CDS encoding protein-L-isoaspartate(D-aspartate) O-methyltransferase — protein sequence MVNKRIETLLAQLRQQGIQDERLLKAIEAVPRERFVDEAFEHKAYENTALPIGSGQTISQPYIVAKMTELLSLTPESRVLEIGTGSGYQTAILAHLVRHVCSVERIKGLQWQAKRRLKQLDLHNVSTRHGDGWQGWASRGPFDAIIVTAAPPEIPRALMEQLDEGGVMVLPVGEQSQYLQIVQRHAGEFIIQTVEAVRFVPLVKGELA from the coding sequence ATGGTAAACAAGCGTATAGAAACGTTGTTGGCGCAGTTGCGCCAGCAGGGCATTCAGGACGAGCGTCTGCTGAAGGCGATAGAAGCCGTACCCAGAGAACGTTTTGTTGATGAGGCTTTCGAGCATAAAGCGTATGAAAATACCGCTCTGCCTATTGGTTCCGGCCAGACGATTTCGCAGCCCTATATCGTTGCGAAGATGACGGAACTGCTCAGCCTGACGCCCGAATCTCGCGTGCTGGAGATTGGCACTGGGTCGGGTTATCAAACGGCAATTCTGGCGCATTTGGTGCGGCACGTTTGCTCGGTTGAGCGCATCAAAGGGCTGCAATGGCAGGCTAAACGTCGCTTAAAGCAGCTTGATTTGCATAATGTTTCTACCCGTCATGGCGATGGGTGGCAGGGCTGGGCGTCGCGCGGGCCGTTTGATGCCATCATCGTGACTGCTGCACCGCCGGAAATTCCCCGAGCGCTGATGGAACAGCTTGATGAAGGTGGCGTGATGGTGTTGCCTGTTGGTGAACAGTCACAATACTTACAAATTGTTCAACGCCATGCTGGCGAATTTATTATTCAAACGGTTGAAGCTGTTCGGTTTGTTCCGCTGGTCAAAGGGGAATTAGCCTGA